A region from the Drosophila mauritiana strain mau12 chromosome 2L, ASM438214v1, whole genome shotgun sequence genome encodes:
- the LOC117145514 gene encoding probable small nuclear ribonucleoprotein E — translation MSFKGNPKVQKVMVQPINLIFRYLQNRSRVQVWLYENISLRIEGHIVGFDEYMNLVLDDAEEVYVKTRQRRNLGRIMLKGDNITLIQNVSPTKD, via the coding sequence ATGTCGTTCAAAGGAAATCCCAAGGTGCAGAAGGTGATGGTGCAGCCCATCAACCTGATCTTCCGTTACCTGCAGAACCGGTCCCGCGTGCAAGTATGGTTATACGAGAACATATCGCTGCGCATCGAGGGCCACATTGTGGGATTTGATGAGTACATGAATCTGGTGCTGGACGACGCCGAGGAAGTCTATGTGAAGACCCGGCAGCGCCGCAACCTCGGGAGGATCATGCTCAAGGGCGACAACATCACGCTCATACAGAACGTCAGTCCCACGAAGGACTAG
- the LOC117145502 gene encoding BTB/POZ domain-containing protein 9 isoform X2: MSLPQLIEDLQRLSEDQDSADVVFICGRDERIYAHRLMLMARCKSFKTAKRGEVCRIPGCTVSPAAPGASTPTTIRLPHVNPELFRQFILYVYTAKLVLQDSQVFQMMILAQDIGVVELRTACEDHVISTLSVDNACTFLTAVMDIHEKAGAKCAASFMERCIIYIGENANECVKTNAFLTLTKDAIIKIISSDYFCLEEEEVWRCVLSWAKYQAGVTQPTAHWTEEERARVCQHLSGVMGHVRLLLIDSQVFAEEVEPTGAVPMELSLERYRYAALHANKMMDNDKRLQPRLAVAVNMFPGSQILKNDNLPLQTVLNNWVGVAKQSMIVLKFQGFIALLFISNIYHYLQIFI; encoded by the exons aTGAGTCTGCCCCAGTTGATAGAGGATCTGCAGCGCCTTTCTGAGGATCAGGATAGTGCAGATGTGGTGTTCATTTGTGGCAGAGATGAGCGCATATATGCCCACAGATTAATGCTAATGGCTCG GTGCAAGAGCTTCAAGACAGCGAAAAGAGGTGAAGTGTGTCGAATTCCCGGATGCACAGTATCGCCAGCAGCACCAGGAGCTTCAACTCCGACCACCATACGATTACCACACGTGAATCCGGAACTATTTAGACAGTTCATCTTGTACGTTTACACCGCAAAG TTAGTTCTCCAGGACTCGCAAGTATTTCAAATGATGATATTGGCACAGGATATCGGTGTGGTTGAGCTACGAACCGCCTGCGAGGATCACGTTATATCCACTTTGTCGGTGGATAATGCCTGCACATTTTTAACCGCCGTTATGGATATACACGAAAAAGCAG GTGCCAAATGCGCTGCCTCGTTTATGGAACGCTGCATCATCTACATAggggaaaatgcaaatgagtgCGTTAAGACTAATGCCTTCCTTACTTTAACAAAGGATGCCATCATTAAGATTATTTCGTCAGACTAT TTCTGcttggaggaggaggaagtgTGGCGCTGCGTTTTATCCTGGGCCAAATACCAGGCAGGAGTCACCCAACCCACTGCACATTGGACTGAGGAGGAGCGTGCTCGTGTCTGCCAACACTTAAGCGGTGTAATGGGTCACGTGCGTCTGCTCCTCATCGATAGCCAAGTTTTTGCGGAGGAAGTAGAACCTACAGGAGCTGTACCTATGGAACTATCCCTAGAACGATATCGCTATGCCGCTTTACATGCCAATAAG ATGATGGATAACGATAAGAGACTTCAGCCCCGCCTAGCTGTAGCGGTCAACATGTTTCCCGGATCCCAAATCCTGAAGAATGACAATCTCCCACTACAGACTGTTCTCAATAATTGGGTTGGAGTGGCCAAACAATCCATGATAGTCTTGAAATTCCAAGGTTTCATTGCCCTTCTTTTTATTTCCAATATTTACCattatttacaaatatttatttag
- the LOC117145502 gene encoding BTB/POZ domain-containing protein 9 isoform X1: MSLPQLIEDLQRLSEDQDSADVVFICGRDERIYAHRLMLMARCKSFKTAKRGEVCRIPGCTVSPAAPGASTPTTIRLPHVNPELFRQFILYVYTAKLVLQDSQVFQMMILAQDIGVVELRTACEDHVISTLSVDNACTFLTAVMDIHEKAGAKCAASFMERCIIYIGENANECVKTNAFLTLTKDAIIKIISSDYFCLEEEEVWRCVLSWAKYQAGVTQPTAHWTEEERARVCQHLSGVMGHVRLLLIDSQVFAEEVEPTGAVPMELSLERYRYAALHANKMMDNDKRLQPRLAVAVNMFPGSQILKNDNLPLQTVLNNWVGVAKQSWRLVFRASTHGYDSGAFHRYCDGVAPCMVIGLGSHGEMSGGYTDVAWAKTSRKGGYVQSERAFLFALNPANGEQPVKFDIVKKPYAICYHPDCGPIFGAGADLLISSNCNTNMDSYSNLPHSYDGTNAAHLTLFGDYNFTITDYEVYTLSSPAGSSNSGASHSNNQNQNHSTNGQAPGVPTKAKYDRY; this comes from the exons aTGAGTCTGCCCCAGTTGATAGAGGATCTGCAGCGCCTTTCTGAGGATCAGGATAGTGCAGATGTGGTGTTCATTTGTGGCAGAGATGAGCGCATATATGCCCACAGATTAATGCTAATGGCTCG GTGCAAGAGCTTCAAGACAGCGAAAAGAGGTGAAGTGTGTCGAATTCCCGGATGCACAGTATCGCCAGCAGCACCAGGAGCTTCAACTCCGACCACCATACGATTACCACACGTGAATCCGGAACTATTTAGACAGTTCATCTTGTACGTTTACACCGCAAAG TTAGTTCTCCAGGACTCGCAAGTATTTCAAATGATGATATTGGCACAGGATATCGGTGTGGTTGAGCTACGAACCGCCTGCGAGGATCACGTTATATCCACTTTGTCGGTGGATAATGCCTGCACATTTTTAACCGCCGTTATGGATATACACGAAAAAGCAG GTGCCAAATGCGCTGCCTCGTTTATGGAACGCTGCATCATCTACATAggggaaaatgcaaatgagtgCGTTAAGACTAATGCCTTCCTTACTTTAACAAAGGATGCCATCATTAAGATTATTTCGTCAGACTAT TTCTGcttggaggaggaggaagtgTGGCGCTGCGTTTTATCCTGGGCCAAATACCAGGCAGGAGTCACCCAACCCACTGCACATTGGACTGAGGAGGAGCGTGCTCGTGTCTGCCAACACTTAAGCGGTGTAATGGGTCACGTGCGTCTGCTCCTCATCGATAGCCAAGTTTTTGCGGAGGAAGTAGAACCTACAGGAGCTGTACCTATGGAACTATCCCTAGAACGATATCGCTATGCCGCTTTACATGCCAATAAGATGATGGATAACGATAAGAGACTTCAGCCCCGCCTAGCTGTAGCGGTCAACATGTTTCCCGGATCCCAAATCCTGAAGAATGACAATCTCCCACTACAGACTGTTCTCAATAATTGGGTTGGAGTGGCCAAACAATCCTGGAGATTAGTTTTCCGAGCATCCACTCATGGCTACGATTCTGGAGCCTTTCATCGTTATTGCGACGGCGTGGCTCCTTGCATGGTTATTGGCTTGGGATCGCATGGAGAGATGAGTGGTGGTTATACGGATGTTGCGTGGGCCAAAACAAGCCGTAAGGGGGGATATGTTCAGTCCGAGCGAGCCTTCCTCTTTGCCTTGAATCCTGCCAATGGGGAACAGCCGGTCAAGTTTGACATTGTAAAGAAACCCTATGCCATTTGCTATCATCCTGA TTGCGGTCCCATTTTTGGTGCTGGAGCCGATCTGCTCATCTCCAGCAACTGCAATACAAACATGGACTCCTACTCGAATCTTCCGCATTCCTACGACGGAACCAACGCTGCGCACCTGACACTTTTCGGGGACTACAACTTTACCATCACCGATTATGAGGTCTATACCCTTTCATCGCCGGCAGGAAGTAGTAATAGTGGAGCAAGTCACAGCAACAATCAGAACCAGAACCACTCAACAAACGGACAAGCTCCTGGGGTGCCCACAAAGGCAAAATACGATAGATACTAG
- the LOC117150330 gene encoding protein spaetzle 3 — protein MALTNFSLPFGALGQPWGVTIAPLHPIHQLASNTNNLLYSPADHQQQTPAEAAADPEYFKNNPYAPPQSGGYQYQNTAGRRKQSNAYLPPTAPNAVRNSVYHIQQVQQTQQQQTKQQHQQQDQLENSVSFQSTSSRSSSSSTTGQSSIQLTQTHASGRGPAEGSYSRYPGQQAQPPQQQQPQQKQYFNAHGSASATFTKNSGSFSITSFGSRQQQQPQQPPPSQQQQPPPAPPPQRSRQAKPEAQPAQTYGVAPPENYPERAPGFTRVQAGQGARTQVHAVLDYDVEEGEEDEEEDGEEEGQFYEGQENDKSNNNQMPTVTPIQGPIYLKNGTVPVVPLFSYPKLNNGSFLQIPIWWTALSVALGLDVRGDVIKGVPCIKRYHQLFCPTAGNSYPIDKIERFIDDNKALMRRMYGDFEMNMEGPGGGGGRQQGKVRKRRFIDEPDIFIPPGAFAANAGETVEAGDSYFGQLRKKRQAAAGGSRNRGGAAGGSGNGNTNANRQPGNKNGSSGTGRLDACESKIEIVTPYWASNSAGKIRAIVNTQHFEQAIHQEVCSNTQTPRCEGECGCEQKYKWHRLLAYDPDNDCKGIFMDWFLFPSCCVCRCNP, from the exons ATGGCTCTGACCAATTTCTCGCTGCCCTTCGGTGCCCTGGGCCAGCCCTGGGGAGTCACCATAGCCCCCCTGCATCCAATCCACCAGTTGGCCAGCAACACAAATAATCTGCTCTACTCGCCGGCTGACCACCAGCAGCAGACTCCCGCGGAGGCAGCCGCCGATCCGGAGTACTTCAAGAACAATCCCTATGCGCCGCCGCAATCGGGTGGTTATCAATATCAAAATACCGCTGGACGACGCAAGCAGAGCAACGCCTATTTGCCACCGACAGCGCCGAATGCTGTCCGGAACTCCGTTTACCACATCCAGCAGGTACAgcagacgcagcagcagcaaacgaaacaacagcaccagcagcaggatCAGCTTGAGAACAGCGTGTCCTTCCAGAGCACCAGTTCCAGGTCAAGTTCGAGCAGCACCACGGGCCAAAGTTCCATCCAGCTGACACAGACTCATGCGAGTGGCCGGGGTCCGGCGGAGGGTTCGTACTCCCGATATCCCGGACAGCAAGCACAGccgccacagcagcagcaaccgcaACAGAAGCAATATTTTAATGCACATGGCAGTGCCAGTGCCACATTTACTAAGAACAGCGGCAGCTTTAGTATTACCAGCTTTGGCAGcaggcaacagcagcagccgcaacaaccACCGCCAtcccaacagcagcaaccacCACCTGCACCACCGCCCCAAAGGTCCAGGCAGGCCAAGCCCGAGGCTCAACCAGCCCAGACATATGGAGTTGCCCCGCCGGAGAATTATCCGGAACGAGCACCAGGATTCACACGGGTTCAGGCTGGTCAGGGAGCCAGGACTCAGGTACACGCCGTTCTAGACTACGACGTGGAGGAGGgcgaggaggatgaggaggaggacggGGAGGAGGAAGGGCAGTTTTACGAAGGACAAGAGAATG ATAAGTCGAATAACAATCAGATGCCCACAGTGACGCCCATCCAGGGACCGATTTACTTGAAGAACGGGACGGTGCCAGTGGTGCCGCTGTTCTCCTATCCGAAACTCAACAACGGATCGTTCCTACAGATTCCG ATCTGGTGGACGGCTTTGTCGGTGGCTTTGGGACTGGATGTGCGCGGCGATGTCATCAAGGGAGTGCCGTGCATCAAGCGATATCATCAACTGTTCTGCCCCACGGCCGGCAATAGTTATCCCAT AGACAAGATTGAACGTTTCATAGACGACAACAAGGCCCTGATGCGACGGATGTACGGTGACTTTGAGATGAACATGGAGGGTCCTGGCGGAGGAGGTGGCAGACAACAGGGCAAGGTGCGAAAGCGTCGCTTCATAGATGAGCCGGATATATTCATACCCCCGGGAGCATTTGCTGCCAATGCCGGGGAGACCGTCGAAGCCGGAGATAGTTACTTTGGCCAACTCCGGAAAAAGCGCCAAGCTGCCGCCGGAGGAAGTCGAAATAGAGGCGGAGCTGCCGGAGGAAGCGGCAACGGGAACACGAATGCCAATAGGCAACCGGGAAATAAGAATGGTAGTTCGGGCACCGGAAGACTCGATGCCTGCGAGTCGAAGATTGAAATTGTCACACCGTACTGGGCATCGAACTCCGCGGGTAAGATCAGAGCCATCGTAAATACTCAGCATTTCGAGCAGGCGATTCATCAGGAGGTTTGCAG CAATACCCAAACTCCAAGATGTGAGGGCGAGTGTGGATGCGAGCAGAAATACAAATGGCATAGATTACTCGCCTACGATCCTGATAACGATTGCAAGGGCATTTTTATGGATTGGTTCCTGTTTCCTTCGTGCTGTGTCTGTAGATGTAATCCCTAG
- the LOC117145523 gene encoding mitochondrial import inner membrane translocase subunit Tim13 — protein MAMANVDKGELMDQVKQQIAVANAQELLTQMTEKCFKKCVNKPGTSLDSSEQKCISMCMDRFMDSWNLISRAYGQRIQREQSKF, from the exons atggCCATGGCTAATGTGGACAAAGGTGAACTTATGGACCAGGTTAAGCAACAGATTGCTGTTGCGAATGCCCAGGAATTGCTCACGCAAATGACCGAAAAGTGCTTCAAAAAGTGTGTCAATAAGCCGGGAACTTCCCTCGATTCGTCGGAACAG AAATGCATTTCCATGTGCATGGACCGGTTTATGGACTCGTGGAACCTCATTTCTCGGGCGTACGGCCAAAGAATACAACGTGAACAATCCAAGTTCTAA